The Stomoxys calcitrans chromosome 3, idStoCalc2.1, whole genome shotgun sequence genome includes a region encoding these proteins:
- the LOC106088074 gene encoding transmembrane protein 115, whose protein sequence is MSATTHILNRNWPYLRTQTQALLHNTSPVITFICLVTFCGYLLSFSETAVLFLTVTPGYILPNAEFWIWTAFTFCFIELHWWEVLVDVVTVGLCGKMIEPLWGQMEMFKFFALSNFGVSILTTIYYLFYYMITKNPQILFDVHIHGLAGYVAGICVAVRQIMPDHLILKTRWGKLTNRNVPLTVLVLSIIFWAVKLLDGTYPAMFASGLLVSWVYLRFYQHHPNGRGDSSESFTFASFFPNMMQPVIHLLVNPIYRCFLKMGVVRPPAPPRVASAASLTSVSISMPGVDPHDIERRRQIALKALSERLKSTETTKHTQLPKSFPTVAGSSGHGHNQHQQHKHHHGHHGHSHQHGHQHGPHGHQHGSHGQHHHGQHSGHSHASGGHAEIQTPPFLAHSASASQPITTARSEPRMISTMSPIAIPMPAPPPKSIPADNSAIVPSEFVESRDKALLIDMDTETQ, encoded by the exons ATGTCGGCCACGACACATATATTAAATAGGAATTGGCCCTATTTAAGGACTCAGACACAGGCTCTACTCCACAATACATCGCCGGTGATCACATTTATATGCCTGGTGACCTTTTGTGGTTATTTATTGTCCTTCAGCGAAACGGCAGTATTATTTCTAACAGTAACTCCAGGGTATATTCTTCCCAACGCAGAATTTTGGATATGGACGGCATTTACATTTTGCTTCATCGAATTGCATTGGTGGGAAGTGCTTGTGGATGTAGTGACAGTGGGCCTTTGTGGTAAAATGATTGAACCTTTGTGGGGTCAAATGGAGATGTTCAAATTTTTTGCATTGAGCAACTTTGGAGTGTCCATATTGACAACCATATACTATTTATTCTACTACATGATCACCAAGAATCCTCAAATATTATTTGATGTGCACATCCATGGACTTGCGGGCTATGTCGCAGGAATCTGTGTGGCGGTGAGACAAATAATGCCAGACCACTTGATATTGAAGACACGCTGGGGAAAACTGACAAACCGCAATGTACCCTTGACTGTGTTGGTGCTGTCAATTATATTTTGGGCTGTAAAATTATTAGATGGTACTTACCCGGCGATGTTCGCCTCTGGTCTTCTTGTGTCGTGGGTATATTTGCGCTTTTATCAACATCATCCCAATGGTCGTGGAGACAGTTCGGAGAGTTTCACATTTGCCAGTTTCTTTCCAAATATGATGCAACCAGTGATACATCTTCTTGTTAATCCAATTTACAGATGTTTTCTAAAGATGGGTGTGGTGCGACCTCCGGCACCCCCAAGAGTTGCCTCAGCTGCCAGTTTAACATCTGTATCGATTTCAATGCCCGGAGTAGATCCTCACGATATCGAAAGGAGGAG ACAAATTGCCCTTAAAGCATTAAGCGAACGCTTGAAATCTACGGAAACTACAAAACATACACAACTACCAAAATCATTTCCCACCGTGGCCGGAAGCAGTGGCCACGGCCATAATCAGCATCAGCAACATAAACATCACCACGGTCACCATGGACATAGTCATCAGCATGGTCACCAACATGGACCACATGGACATCAGCATGGATCTCATGGGCAACATCACCACGGTCAACATTCGGGCCATAGTCACGCCAGTGGTGGTCATGCCGAAATACAGACTCCTCCATTTTTGGCCCACTCGGCATCCGCTTCTCAGCCAATAACAACGGCACGGTCAGAACCGCGAATGATTAGTACAATGAGCCCGATTGCCATTCCAATGCCCGCGCCGCCTCCTAAATCGATACCAGCAGATAATTCTGCCATAGTCCCCAGCGAATTTGTCGAAAGTCGTGATAAAGCATTACTCATCGATATGGATACCGAGACACAGTAA
- the LOC106088841 gene encoding E3 ubiquitin-protein ligase Hakai has product MDGEESVSKRARGRGRGASRARGRGRGRGRGRGKKAVVVVTSDEEISLDQSIDAGPGNVMEDGDISTGSGNITLEATEDVVMNDLQKNETEGTASSTMQDVNPVLVPATPIDTQTQPGNNMVPQTIDMEADISQLEAPTFTTISRGPPEPMLRLKWNHKVNLIGEKVLNPMIHICDQCDKPILHYGRMIPCKHVFCLKCARTEPVKVCPRCNDKVVRVEQSGLGTVFMCTHSGSRYGNTGCRRTYLSQRDLQAHINHRHISQPPPPPPAPVPPPENKLELGPQRKLSESSSSLTTIQPPRTSIRSSSSIGTINPPGTVPPSNVHSSLTQANLARINNANAQECHQGKVAIHQSLKKAPPTPGHHQPTESVADASYYSNVLNSFGSSSSGNVVPPSGSNPAYESSSVGQTNSSAWQQQQYYR; this is encoded by the exons ATGGACGGTGAGGAAAGTGTTAGCAAAAGAGCTAGGGGTCGAGGACGGGGTGCCTCTAGGGCTCGTGGACGAGGTCGTGGTAGAGGCCGTGGCAGAGGAAAAAAagccgttgttgttgtaaccagtGATGAGGAAATTTCATTGGATCAGTCAATTGATGCCGGTCCAGGTAATGTCATGGAAGATGGTGATATCTCAACTGGTAGTGGAAACATAACGCTAGAAGCCACAGAAGATGTAGTCATGAACGACTTGCAAAAGAATGAGACAGAAGGTACCGCGTCTTCAACAATGCAAGATGTCAATCCAGTTCTTGTTCCTGCTACACCAATTGATACACAAACTCAGCCAGGCAATAACATGGTGCCCCAAACAA TCGACATGGAGGCGGATATATCACAGTTGGAAGCTCCAACTTTCACCACAATCAGTAGGGGACCTCCAGAACCAATGCTGCGTTTGAAATGGAATCATAAAGTCAATCTAATTGGTGAAAAGGTTTTAAATCCCATGATACACATTTGTGACCAATGCGATAAGCCCATTCTGCATTATGGTCGCATGATACCTTGTAAGCATGTATTTTGCCTTAAATGTGCACGAACGGAGCCAGTTAAAGTATGTCCCCGGTGTAACGATAAAGTTGTACGCGTTGAGCAATCAGGTCTGGGTACTGTATTTATGTGTACCCACAGCGGCAGTAGGTATGGCAATACTGGATGCAGGAGGACCTATTTGTCTCAAAGAGATTTGCAAGCACACATCAACCACCGGCATATATCGCAACCGCCACCCCCACCACCAGCACCGGTACCTCCCCCAGAGAACAAACTTGAGCTAGGTCCACAACGAAAATTGTCCGAATCGTCTTCGAGCTTGACCACCATTCAACCACCTCGAACATCAATACGCTCAAGCAGCAGTATTGGCACCATTAATCCCCCTGGCACCGTCCCACCCAGTAATGTTCATTCCTCACTCACACAAGCCAACTTGGCCAGAATTAATAATGCAAACGCTCAAGAATGTCATCAAGGCAAGGTGGCCATTCACCAATCCCTTAAGAAAGCCCCTCCCACACCGGGCCATCATCAGCCAACAGAGTCCGTTGCCGATGCTTCGTACTACAGTAATGTATTAAACTCCTTCGGTAGTTCTAGCTCAGGAAATGTTGTACCTCCATCTGGCAGCAATCCTGCATACGAGTCCTCGTCTGTTGGGCAAACGAATTCATCCGCTTGGCAGCAGCAACAGTACTATAGGTGA